A DNA window from Octopus bimaculoides isolate UCB-OBI-ISO-001 chromosome 12, ASM119413v2, whole genome shotgun sequence contains the following coding sequences:
- the LOC106871597 gene encoding SCAN domain-containing protein 3-like: MSEPTAKKAKLRNYKEDFIMFGFVSVDSKPMCFECDAIMTNHSMKKVKLGQHQKLRQPSSVRKGREYFEDKNKIQPMKLPNFVKKINTEKAKNKIWSLKLLPRLQHLRFMVEDSTIHNQAILLVYVRFIHEDDIREEMLFIKSLSETINGEDIFNEVMQYFNDRNIPLTNWINIASDGAAAMTGKVKDFVSKMKSVSPHTFYIHCVIHRQHLVAKNIGGHMEEK; the protein is encoded by the exons ATGTCGGAACCAACTGCTAAAAAGGCAAAACTGAGGAACTACAAAGAAGATTTTATCATGTTTGGTTTTGTATCTGTAGACTCAAAACCTATGTGTTTTGAATGTGATGCCATCATGACAAATCATTCTATGAAGAAAGTTAAGCTGGGACAGCACCAGAAATTAAGGCAGCCATCATCTGTTCGTAAAGGCAGGGAATAttttgaggataaaaataaaatacagccaATGAAACTACCCAACTTTGTAAAGAAGATAAATactgaaaaagcaaaaaataaaatttggtcTCTGAAATTATTGCCAAGGTTGCAGCATCTCAGATTTATG GTTGAGGATAGCACAATTCATAACCAAGCTATCCTTCTAGTCTATGTCAGATTCATCCATGAAGATGATATAAGGGAAGAAATGTTATTCATTAAAAGTTTATCAGAAACTATTAATGGAGAAGATATATTCAATGAAGTAATGCAGTATTTTAATGATAGAAATATTCCATTGACTAATTGGATCAACATTGCATCAGATGGAGCTGCAGCCATGACTGGAAAAGTGAAAGACTTCGTTTCTAAAATGAAATCAGTTTCTCCACACACTTTTTATATACATTGCGTTATCCACAGACAGCATTTGGTTGCTAAGAATATTGGAGGAcacatggaagaaaaataa